One part of the Glycine soja cultivar W05 chromosome 11, ASM419377v2, whole genome shotgun sequence genome encodes these proteins:
- the LOC114376070 gene encoding rac-like GTP-binding protein RAC1, which produces MSASRFIKCVTVGDGAVGKTCMLISYTSNTFPTDYVPTVFDNFSANVVVDGSTVNLGLWDTAGQEDYNRLRPLSYRGADVFLLAFSLISRASYENVAKKWIPELRHYAPGVPIILVGTKLDLRDDKQFFQDHPGAVPITTAQGEELRKLIGAPIYIECSSKTQQNVKAVFDAAIKVVLQPPKQKKKKRKGQKACSIL; this is translated from the exons ATGAGTGCGTCCAGGTTCATCAAGTGTGTCACTGTGGGTGACGGTGCCGTTGGCAAGACTTGCATGCTCATCTCCTACACCAGCAACACTTTTCCTACG GACTACGTGCCAACTGTCTTTGACAATTTCAGTGCAAATGTCGTTGTGGATGGAAGCACTGTGAATCTTGGGTTGTGGGATACTGCTG GCCAAGAAGATTACAATAGATTGAGACCCTTAAGCTATCGTGGAGCAGATGTATTCCTGCTTGCTTTCTCTCTCATAAGCAGGGCCAGCTATGAAAATGTTGCCAAGAAA TGGATTCCTGAGTTGAGGCATTATGCTCCTGGTGTTCCAATTATTCTTGTTGGAACAAAACTTG ATCTTCGGGATGATAAGCAGTTCTTTCAAGACCATCCTGGTGCAGTGCCTATCACCACAGCACAG GGTGAGGAACTGAGAAAGCTTATCGGTGCTCCAATTTACATTGAATGTAGTTCAAAAACACAACAG AATGTGAAGGCTGTTTTTGATGCAGCCATCAAGGTAGTTCTCCAGCCCCCAaagcagaagaaaaagaagagaaagggacaAAAGGCCTGTTCCATTTTGTGA
- the LOC114376071 gene encoding ubiquitin-conjugating enzyme E2 10-like: MASKRILKELKDLQRDPPTSCSAGPVGEDMFHWQATIIGPNDSPYAGGVFLVTIHFPPDYPFKPPKVAFRTKVFHPNINSNGNICLDILKEQWSPALTISKVLLSICSLLTDPNPDDPLVPEIAHLCKTDKFKYESTARSWTQKYAMG; encoded by the exons ATGGCATCCAAGAGAATACTGAAGGAGCTCAAGGACTTACAGAGAGATCCACCAACTTCATGCAGTGCAG GCCCTGTGGGCGAGGACATGTTCCATTGGCAAGCAACCATCATTGGTCCAAATGACAGTCCCTATGCTGGTGGTGTTTTCCTTGTGACCATCCATTTCCCTCCCGATTATCCCTTCAAACCTCCCAAG GTAGCATTCAGGACCAAGGTGTTCCATCCCAACATTAACAGCAATGGCAATATTTGCCTGGACATACTCAAAGAACAATGGAGTCCTGCTCTCACCATATCCAAG GTGCTGCTCTCTATATGTTCTCTGCTAACGGATCCAAATCCTGATGACCCTTTAGTGCCTGAAATTGCTCATTTGTGCAAGACCGACAAATTCAAGTATGAGTCTACTGCTAGAAGCTGGACCCAGAAGTATGCCATGGGCTAA